One window of the Rhizorhabdus dicambivorans genome contains the following:
- the arsB gene encoding ACR3 family arsenite efflux transporter — MSDAAAAAKPAIGTFERYLSLWVAACIVVGIALGYALPGLFARVAAAEIANVNIVVAVLIWLMIVPMLLKIDLGALGSVRRHWKGVGVTLFINWAVKPFSMALLGTFFLGYLFRPWLPEAEIGSYIAGLILLAAAPCTAMVFVWSNLCEGEPNYTLSQVALNDVIMVFAFAPIVALLLGVASITVPWDTLLISVLLYIVVPVIAAQLVRRALLASGGQPALDRLLAALGPVSLIALLTTLVLLFGFQGEAIIAHPLVIALIAVPILIQVYFNAGLAYWLSRRFGVAWCVAAPAALIGASNFFELAVAAAISLFGIGSGAALATVVGVLVEVPVMLSVVALVKKTRPWYERSLPA, encoded by the coding sequence GTGAGCGATGCCGCCGCGGCGGCGAAGCCCGCGATCGGCACCTTCGAACGCTATCTCAGCCTCTGGGTCGCGGCCTGCATCGTCGTCGGCATCGCGCTCGGCTATGCGCTGCCCGGCTTGTTCGCGCGCGTCGCCGCGGCCGAGATCGCGAACGTCAACATCGTCGTCGCGGTGCTGATATGGCTGATGATCGTGCCGATGCTGCTCAAGATCGACCTGGGCGCGCTGGGATCAGTCAGGCGGCACTGGAAGGGCGTCGGTGTCACGCTTTTCATCAACTGGGCGGTGAAGCCCTTCTCGATGGCGCTGCTCGGCACCTTCTTCCTCGGCTATCTGTTCCGCCCCTGGCTGCCCGAGGCCGAGATCGGCTCCTATATTGCCGGCCTCATCCTGCTCGCCGCCGCGCCTTGCACGGCGATGGTGTTCGTCTGGTCCAACCTGTGCGAGGGCGAGCCTAATTACACGCTGAGCCAGGTCGCCTTGAACGACGTCATCATGGTGTTCGCCTTCGCGCCGATCGTCGCGCTGCTGCTCGGGGTCGCGTCGATCACGGTGCCGTGGGACACTTTGCTCATCTCGGTGCTGCTCTACATCGTCGTGCCGGTAATCGCCGCGCAGCTTGTCCGTCGCGCGCTGCTGGCCTCTGGCGGACAGCCGGCGCTCGATCGCCTGCTGGCAGCGCTCGGCCCCGTATCGCTGATCGCGCTGCTCACCACGCTGGTGCTGTTGTTCGGTTTCCAGGGCGAGGCGATCATCGCGCATCCGCTGGTCATCGCGCTCATCGCCGTGCCGATCCTCATCCAGGTCTATTTCAATGCCGGGCTCGCTTATTGGCTGAGCCGCCGCTTCGGCGTCGCCTGGTGCGTCGCCGCGCCCGCCGCGCTGATCGGCGCGTCCAACTTCTTCGAACTCGCCGTCGCCGCGGCGATCAGCCTGTTCGGCATCGGATCGGGCGCGGCGCTCGCCACCGTCGTCGGCGTGCTGGTCGAGGTGCCGGTGATGCTCTCGGTCGTCGCGCTCGTGAAGAAGACGCGGCCCTGGTATGAGCGGTCGTTGCCTGCATAA